One Terriglobia bacterium genomic window, AATCCCGGGCAACCTGGGCGGTCGGATCATCGATGTTCAAGGTTTCTTTCACCTCGTCCCACTGGACGGTTACCGTCTTCTCCCGAATCTCCACGACCGTCCAGCCATCAAAAACCTCGCCGGCGCGCACCGGGCGTGCGAATCGCGACTGAGCGTCGGCGGGCGCGAGCATCGCCAAAAGGTTCTTTCCGAGCATGATGGTCCCATAGAGAAGCGGCTTTGGCTTCTTGGGCTGTTGCACAGCCGGAGCTGTTGCCACAATAGCCACATCGTTCCGGTCGAAACTGAAAGGGTCGTGGGCGGCAATTTCCGGCCAGTCTTGCCTGGCCGGAGCATTGCCGGTGTTCACCGGCTTAAGGAGAGGCTTGCCGGATTCCGGTTGTATGCGGCTGACCTGATGATTTGCCGAAAAGGCCTGGGTGTCGCGGCGGAGGCGCACAACGCCAAAAACGACGAGACCTAGCAAGACAATATCCAGAAGCAGCAAGCGTCTGGACATTACTTCACCTTCTCTTCCGTAACCAGAAGCGCGATCCCGACGATCGTCAGATTCGCCCGCAGCGTCTTTTTCAGTTCTCCCAGTTTAGGAGCGTCGTAGGCAGGCTGTACGGGATCGATTTGAGCGTTACGCACATTCACAATCTTTGCGGAATTGCGCAGCTGATTCAGAAACGCGACCAGCTGGTTCGGTGTCGCTTCAAACGCCGTCTGCATTGTCAGTTCGCCCGTGAGTTCATCCACCTTTTTAGGCGGAGTCGTCGATCGTTGCGTGAGATCGATGCCGACGGTCTTCGCGCCGTCTTCGACCGTCCGCTGCAGTTCAGCCGCGCCTGCGGCATCGTTGGTGAAAAAATGCGTCTTCAGCTCGTCGAGCTTCTTTCGAACATCGGTTTTCAGCGCCTCGTAGTTGCCCCGGTGGGAAAGCTCGCGCCGGTACTTTCTCAATTCTTCTGTTTTGTCGGACGACGTGCTCGATGCGCCGCGCAACTGATCGTAAAAGGGTAACAAGCCCTGCGACGTGATGAGATAGATCGCGACGGAGACGCCCAGGATGATCAATGCGCGGCGGTTGCGCTGGCTCCCTGTTGCGGTCATGGGCGGCCTTTCACCGACATTGTCAGGGCAAACCGGTCTTTGCCGGTCGCATCGCGCGTGATCGGCGCGCCAAACTGGACATCCGTGAACACCATGCTCTTTGCAAGCGCGCCTTGAACATTGAGTGCCGAGGCGGATACACCGGAGACGGTGATCGTTTCGTTCTGGTATCGATACGAGACGATAAACGTATCGGGAGGCAATGCTGTCGCCAGCGTGCTCAACGCTTTCAGGTTTTCATCGCGGCTGGTTGCGTATTTCTGCAGCTGGTCGAATCGTTTGGTCACTGCATTCAATTCAGACTCTTCACGAACCAGGCTCTTGACGTCCGGCTCGAGCCGGGTAATTTCGTGCTGGATTTGGGATGCATAGACCCGCTGCTGGTACGGTTCTCTGAAGAAAAATGCGATCGCCAGGACGACGAGACAAGCAGCGAGAGCATAACTTGCAACCAGCTGCGCCTTTGCCGACCGGCGGCGCAGCCGGGGCGGTATCACGTTGACGTCGTAGCCTTCGAGTGTGGCTCCGCTGAGCGGCGCGCTACATGACTCGAAAAGTTGCAGCCACGGATCGAGAATCGACTTCGGGATGATCACGACCGTGATGGTGAGCCACTTGGATTTTTCGGCCGGCCGTTCGACGAGGTGGTCCCAGTAGACTTCCTGTTCCGGCCAGGACGAAATCCCTTCGATCTGGAGGGTCAACGCCGATTTCAAATCCTGCTGCACGTCTACCGGCAGTTGTAATTGGCGGACGATGCCGTGATCCCGGGCGAGGGAGAGGAAACAGCGATTGGCATTCTTTCCCAGGAGAGTTTTGAGCTGCGTGCCCTTGTCGTCACCGGCAATGGCCGCCGCCTTGACGACCCTTTCCTTGGACAACATCGAGCGCTGGACCAGCTTAAGCGACAGATCGGCGGGGCCGGCTTCGATGCGCCACAATGTTTCAGGCATTCTCATCGTGAATACAGACGCGGGAGGACGCAAAAAAGACGAGAAGAAACCTTACTTCCAGTTTTTGACGTCTGCGCCGTCGCCGTCGCCACCCTCCTGGCCGTCGGCGCCATAGGAGAACAGGTCAAAATCGCCATGCTGGCCGGGGCAGCGATAAATATAGGCATGTCCCCAGGGATCGGGAGGGACGTCTTTTTTCAGGTAAGGCCCATCCCAGTTCTCGAGACCGGAAGGCTTGACCCGCAGAGCGTCGAGCCCCTCGGCGGTAGTCGGGTAGCGGCCGACGTCCAGGCGGAACAGATCAAGAGTGCTTTCAAATTCCGAGATCTGTTCCTTTGCAGTTGCCTGGTGGGCCTTTTCGACATTTCGAAACAGCCTGGAGCCCACAAGGGTGGCAAACATGGCAATGATCACCATGACCACCAGCAACTCGATCAAAGTGATACCTCGATCTCTTTTTTGAATTGCTTCACTCATATTTAAAATCCCACTGCATCGTTGATGCTGAAAATAGCCATGAGCATCGAAAGTATAACCGTCCCGATGATGACACCCATCACCAGAATAACTACCGGTTCGAAAACGGACGTCAGTGCTTTTACAGAGGTCCGGACGTCCTTGTCGTAGGCATCCGCGATCTGAAGCAGCATGGTATCTATATGGCCCGTTTCTTCGCCGACCTCCACCAGGTGCACCGCCAGATCCGGGAAGACACCGGTTTCCTTCATGGGCCGCGCGACACCCTCACCACGCTTGGCGCCGTCCGCGATCTTCGAAATCGCTTCGCTGACGATCTGATTCCGGACGATCTGTTGCACAATCCGGACCGCCGAAATCAAAGGAACCGCGCTGGCCGTCAGGGTCCCGAGCGTTCTCGCGAACCGCGCCACTTCGATCTTGAGGATTGTCGGTCCCAGCAGAGGTATCCGGATTCGGATCGCATCCCATTGTCTGCTGCCTGCCGGACTACGCATCCATGTGCGAACGCCTAAGACAGACAACGCCAGGGCGGCGGCAACAACCCACCAATAGGAACGGGTCACTTCGGAAAACCACATCAAAGCCAGAATGCCCGCAGGTATTGCCGCCCCGGCATCGGCAAAGATCGTGCTGAATTTGGGAATTACGAAGTAGAGCAGAATTCCGATCGACCCGACTCCGACGGAAGCAAGCAGACAGGGAT contains:
- a CDS encoding GspMb/PilO family protein, with product MTATGSQRNRRALIILGVSVAIYLITSQGLLPFYDQLRGASSTSSDKTEELRKYRRELSHRGNYEALKTDVRKKLDELKTHFFTNDAAGAAELQRTVEDGAKTVGIDLTQRSTTPPKKVDELTGELTMQTAFEATPNQLVAFLNQLRNSAKIVNVRNAQIDPVQPAYDAPKLGELKKTLRANLTIVGIALLVTEEKVK
- a CDS encoding PilN domain-containing protein; protein product: MPETLWRIEAGPADLSLKLVQRSMLSKERVVKAAAIAGDDKGTQLKTLLGKNANRCFLSLARDHGIVRQLQLPVDVQQDLKSALTLQIEGISSWPEQEVYWDHLVERPAEKSKWLTITVVIIPKSILDPWLQLFESCSAPLSGATLEGYDVNVIPPRLRRRSAKAQLVASYALAACLVVLAIAFFFREPYQQRVYASQIQHEITRLEPDVKSLVREESELNAVTKRFDQLQKYATSRDENLKALSTLATALPPDTFIVSYRYQNETITVSGVSASALNVQGALAKSMVFTDVQFGAPITRDATGKDRFALTMSVKGRP
- the gspG gene encoding type II secretion system major pseudopilin GspG gives rise to the protein MSEAIQKRDRGITLIELLVVMVIIAMFATLVGSRLFRNVEKAHQATAKEQISEFESTLDLFRLDVGRYPTTAEGLDALRVKPSGLENWDGPYLKKDVPPDPWGHAYIYRCPGQHGDFDLFSYGADGQEGGDGDGADVKNWK
- a CDS encoding type II secretion system F family protein is translated as MTFLYKAVSAQGKFSEGRLEAADKRSAVSQLEAMGLIPVTVDPPFQSRSSGLPKIQLRGISRRDILFFTEQLATLIHAGLPLDRVLSITADTAQKPALRTVVESVLKQIKGGKSLAEALAAHPKQFSRLYVNMIRAGEAGGVLDPILARLVEFEQAADEMRGYLVSSLIYPCLLASVGVGSIGILLYFVIPKFSTIFADAGAAIPAGILALMWFSEVTRSYWWVVAAALALSVLGVRTWMRSPAGSRQWDAIRIRIPLLGPTILKIEVARFARTLGTLTASAVPLISAVRIVQQIVRNQIVSEAISKIADGAKRGEGVARPMKETGVFPDLAVHLVEVGEETGHIDTMLLQIADAYDKDVRTSVKALTSVFEPVVILVMGVIIGTVILSMLMAIFSINDAVGF